Proteins encoded together in one Stigmatella aurantiaca window:
- a CDS encoding acyl-CoA dehydrogenase family protein gives MDDLLRFLLTAPLPTAPLESVEDWWPRHHGIAARFPVAVDMAFAGGFLSDRLAFAFASGYQAALRALWPELPADCRAALCATEAGGGHPAAIQTRLVPGEGGGPGRLTGEKLFVTLGTAADVLLVVASEGQDAQGRNRLRVVKVDARREGVQFQALPPLPFAPELPHAAVQLASVAVLPGEVLPGDGYVNYLKPFRTVEDCHVQAALLGWLLQVARRADWPGPVRDEVLAVAVALRALALEDPASEAVHVALGGVLDLNHRLLDGLERWWPSVDPATRERWERDRKLLTLAGKARAKRREVAQQRLRGGGGEAQ, from the coding sequence ATGGATGACCTTCTGCGCTTCCTGCTCACCGCCCCGCTGCCCACGGCGCCTCTGGAATCCGTGGAGGACTGGTGGCCCCGGCACCACGGCATCGCCGCGCGCTTCCCCGTGGCGGTGGACATGGCGTTCGCGGGGGGCTTCCTGTCGGACCGGCTCGCGTTCGCCTTTGCCTCGGGCTACCAGGCAGCCCTCCGGGCCTTGTGGCCCGAGCTCCCGGCGGATTGCCGCGCGGCGCTCTGCGCCACGGAGGCGGGCGGGGGCCACCCGGCGGCGATTCAGACGCGCCTGGTGCCGGGCGAGGGGGGCGGGCCAGGGCGCCTGACGGGGGAGAAGCTGTTCGTCACCCTGGGCACCGCGGCGGACGTGCTCCTCGTGGTGGCCAGCGAGGGCCAGGATGCGCAGGGCCGCAACCGGCTACGGGTGGTGAAGGTGGACGCGCGGCGCGAGGGCGTTCAGTTCCAGGCCCTGCCACCGCTGCCCTTCGCCCCCGAGCTGCCCCACGCGGCGGTCCAGCTGGCGTCCGTGGCGGTGCTCCCCGGCGAGGTGTTGCCCGGCGATGGCTACGTGAACTACCTCAAGCCCTTCCGCACGGTGGAGGACTGCCACGTCCAGGCCGCCTTGCTCGGGTGGCTGCTCCAGGTGGCCCGCCGCGCGGACTGGCCCGGGCCCGTGCGGGACGAGGTGCTCGCCGTCGCCGTGGCGCTCCGGGCGCTGGCCCTGGAGGACCCCGCCTCCGAGGCCGTGCACGTGGCGCTCGGCGGGGTGCTCGACCTGAACCATCGGCTCCTGGACGGACTGGAGCGCTGGTGGCCCTCCGTGGACCCCGCCACCCGCGAGCGCTGGGAGCGGGACCGGAAGCTGCTCACCCTCGCGGGCAAGGCCCGCGCGAAGCGGCGCGAGGTGGCCCAGCAACGGCTCCGGGGCGGGGGAGGGGAGGCTCAGTAG
- a CDS encoding SET domain-containing protein: MTDSTPKKKRSSSKTAGAGSPPPFELRDSPIQGRGAFATRRIRKGARITEYLGEHISQEEADARYDDEAMDRHHTFLFNLDDDTVVDGAVNGNDARYINHSCDPNCQAFVEEDRIFIYALRDIAADEELCYDYAYERTEGMDEESESLYVCRCGAKTCRGTILAPPKPPEKPRAVKKAAKRTQKRKAKEPSPRGPKSPRSRRTPGKGAGGRKRA, encoded by the coding sequence ATGACCGACTCCACCCCGAAGAAGAAGCGAAGCTCCTCCAAGACCGCCGGTGCCGGGAGTCCTCCTCCCTTCGAGCTGCGCGACTCGCCCATCCAGGGCCGGGGCGCGTTCGCCACCCGGCGCATCCGCAAGGGCGCGCGCATCACCGAGTACCTGGGCGAGCACATCTCCCAGGAAGAGGCGGATGCGCGCTACGACGACGAGGCGATGGACCGCCACCACACCTTCCTCTTCAACCTGGATGACGACACGGTGGTGGACGGGGCGGTGAACGGCAACGACGCGCGCTACATCAACCACAGCTGCGATCCCAACTGCCAGGCGTTCGTCGAAGAGGACCGCATCTTCATCTACGCCCTGCGCGACATCGCCGCGGACGAGGAGCTCTGTTACGACTACGCCTACGAGCGCACCGAGGGCATGGACGAGGAGTCGGAGTCGCTGTACGTCTGCCGCTGTGGCGCGAAGACGTGCCGGGGCACCATCCTGGCCCCGCCCAAGCCGCCCGAGAAGCCCCGGGCGGTGAAGAAGGCCGCCAAGCGCACCCAGAAGCGCAAGGCGAAGGAGCCCTCCCCCCGTGGGCCCAAGAGCCCCCGCAGCCGGCGCACCCCGGGCAAGGGCGCCGGGGGCCGCAAGCGGGCGTAG
- a CDS encoding TolC family protein — protein sequence MGFLVLALPGTGWAQPQAQAPAPAEPAWVRMTLEEAIERALKQNPQMVQAAGSIRNARASERSAFGAYLPSLSATANGTLSSSDRLNPDTGTIVSGSNDSYSAGLSASWDVFTGGRRSAARQQAQAEFQSAEAQLTTQRFSVSLSVQSAFFEALRADELMAVTRSRIELAQQGITAAERRLAVGSATRSDVLRAQLELNTARGTLLQQESQRFAAALNLGRLTGLEQPVAPSTDTPIQPVPLTLSREELVNVLLAKAPAVRSAEAAVASAEAGIRSAKAQYLPSVGLSAGYNWFNEDIAITGGRTSWSVRLGLSYPIFDGFVRDEGKVRARTQAEVAQSQLADAQHAVRTETERVLNQLQLAEERVVLSRQAVEVAQEDLRVQQERYRLGATTILELLTSQTALIEAQNNLVGLRFDYQQSRAELESIAGRKL from the coding sequence TTGGGGTTTCTCGTCCTGGCGCTCCCAGGGACTGGCTGGGCACAGCCACAGGCGCAGGCGCCGGCACCCGCCGAGCCCGCCTGGGTCCGCATGACGCTGGAGGAGGCGATCGAGCGGGCGCTCAAGCAGAACCCGCAGATGGTCCAGGCGGCGGGCTCCATCCGCAACGCCCGGGCCTCCGAGCGGAGCGCCTTCGGCGCCTACCTGCCCAGCCTGTCCGCGACCGCCAACGGCACGCTCTCCAGCAGCGATCGCCTCAACCCCGACACGGGCACCATCGTCTCGGGCTCCAATGACTCCTACAGCGCGGGGCTCTCGGCCTCGTGGGACGTGTTCACCGGCGGCCGGCGCAGCGCCGCGCGGCAGCAGGCCCAGGCGGAGTTCCAGTCCGCGGAGGCCCAGCTCACCACCCAGCGCTTCAGCGTGTCGCTCTCCGTCCAGAGCGCCTTCTTCGAGGCCCTGCGCGCCGATGAATTGATGGCGGTGACGCGCTCGCGCATCGAGCTGGCCCAGCAGGGCATCACCGCCGCCGAGCGCCGGCTGGCGGTCGGCTCGGCGACCCGCTCCGATGTCCTCCGGGCCCAGCTCGAGCTCAACACCGCGCGCGGCACCCTGCTTCAACAGGAGAGTCAGCGCTTCGCGGCGGCCCTGAACCTGGGCCGGCTCACGGGGCTGGAGCAGCCCGTGGCCCCCTCCACGGACACCCCCATCCAGCCCGTGCCGCTCACCCTCTCGCGCGAGGAGCTGGTCAACGTCCTGCTGGCGAAGGCCCCCGCGGTGCGCTCCGCGGAGGCCGCCGTCGCCTCCGCGGAGGCGGGCATCCGCTCGGCGAAGGCCCAGTACCTGCCCTCGGTGGGCCTGTCCGCGGGCTACAACTGGTTCAACGAGGACATCGCGATCACCGGGGGCCGGACGAGCTGGTCCGTGCGGCTGGGCCTCTCCTACCCCATCTTCGATGGCTTCGTGCGGGACGAGGGCAAGGTGCGCGCGCGGACGCAGGCGGAGGTGGCCCAGTCCCAGCTCGCGGATGCCCAGCACGCGGTGCGGACCGAGACCGAGCGCGTGCTGAACCAGCTCCAGCTCGCCGAGGAGCGCGTCGTGCTGTCCCGGCAGGCGGTGGAGGTGGCCCAGGAGGACCTGCGCGTCCAGCAGGAGCGCTACCGCCTGGGGGCCACCACCATCCTGGAGCTGCTCACCTCGCAGACGGCCCTCATCGAGGCCCAGAACAACCTCGTGGGCCTGCGCTTCGACTACCAGCAGTCCCGCGCGGAGCTCGAGTCCATCGCCGGGAGGAAGCTGTGA
- a CDS encoding M18 family aminopeptidase, translating to MSSTDAGITAQDLLSYIDASPTPYHAVRETARRLAQQGYRALDEGEPWTLQPGDRVFVIRGGTSIAAFHLGTQPVDRAGFRLVGSHTDSPNLRLKPNAAVARNGYHQLGVEVYGGVLLSTWMDRDLSLAGRVLLHAGGKPQPHLVDFRRPLLRVPNLAIHLNRTVNSEGLKLNAQEHLVPVLGLERHGPAELRALLVAELARASVRAEVGDILGYDLCLYDTQPSTRSGAQGEFVHAPRLDNLASCYSGLSALLAMNGAAEATCGIVLYDHEEVGSRSAQGADGSFLRDCLQRLVLGLGDGRPDAIHRAIHHSYLVSSDMAHAVHPNYASMHEPKHQPLMGGGPVIKSNVNQSYATDGESWAYFAALCRDAGVAAQHFVTRTDLGCGSTIGPITASALGMRTVDVGSPMLSMHSIREMAAASDIADMIRVLSRLFS from the coding sequence ATGAGTTCGACCGACGCCGGCATCACCGCCCAGGATCTCCTCTCCTATATCGATGCTTCCCCCACGCCGTACCACGCGGTGCGCGAGACGGCCCGCCGCCTCGCGCAGCAGGGCTACCGCGCGCTCGACGAGGGCGAGCCGTGGACGCTCCAGCCCGGGGACCGGGTGTTCGTCATCCGCGGGGGCACGAGCATCGCCGCGTTCCACCTGGGCACCCAGCCCGTGGACCGCGCCGGGTTCCGGCTGGTGGGCTCGCACACGGACTCGCCCAACCTGCGCCTCAAGCCCAACGCGGCCGTGGCGCGCAATGGCTACCACCAGCTCGGCGTGGAGGTGTACGGCGGCGTGCTGCTGAGCACCTGGATGGACCGGGACCTGTCCCTGGCCGGGCGGGTGCTCCTGCACGCGGGGGGCAAGCCCCAGCCGCACCTGGTGGACTTCCGCAGGCCGCTGCTGCGCGTGCCCAACCTGGCCATCCACCTCAACCGGACCGTCAACAGCGAGGGGCTCAAGCTCAACGCCCAGGAGCACTTGGTGCCGGTGCTCGGCCTGGAGCGCCACGGCCCCGCGGAGCTGCGCGCCCTGCTCGTGGCGGAGCTGGCGCGCGCGAGCGTGCGCGCGGAGGTGGGAGACATCCTCGGCTATGATTTGTGTCTCTACGATACACAGCCCTCGACGCGCTCCGGGGCCCAGGGCGAGTTCGTCCACGCGCCGCGCCTGGACAACCTGGCGAGTTGTTATTCGGGGCTCTCCGCGCTGCTCGCCATGAACGGGGCCGCCGAGGCCACCTGCGGCATCGTCCTGTATGACCACGAGGAGGTGGGCAGCCGCAGCGCCCAGGGCGCCGACGGCTCCTTCCTGCGCGACTGCCTGCAGCGGCTCGTGCTGGGGCTCGGCGATGGCCGTCCGGATGCCATCCACCGCGCCATCCACCATTCCTACCTGGTGTCCTCGGACATGGCGCACGCGGTGCACCCCAACTACGCCTCGATGCACGAGCCGAAGCACCAGCCGCTCATGGGCGGCGGGCCCGTCATCAAGTCCAACGTGAACCAGTCCTACGCCACGGACGGTGAATCGTGGGCGTACTTCGCGGCGCTGTGCCGGGACGCGGGCGTGGCCGCGCAGCACTTCGTCACGCGCACGGACCTGGGGTGCGGCAGCACCATCGGGCCCATCACCGCCTCGGCGCTGGGCATGCGCACGGTGGACGTGGGCAGCCCCATGTTGTCCATGCACTCCATCCGCGAGATGGCTGCGGCCTCGGATATCGCGGACATGATTCGCGTGCTCTCGCGCCTCTTTTCCTGA
- a CDS encoding efflux RND transporter periplasmic adaptor subunit — protein sequence MSALKKVILAVAVLALVGAGVYFVRSRSPKPAPGSTLPTTVAERRNLEVVAEASGLLEPIRVVEVKSKASGEVLRVLFETGQRAEQGTLLAEIDPRDVQNALTQAEADLESARVALSTVTAQRERMEALRASGVVTQQEYEAAINSAATARATQVRTQTNLQLARERRQDVTIRAPIGGTILSRSVEPGQIIASATSNVSGGTTLFTMADLSEMQVRAKIDETDIGKIYPNQTARVTLEAYPGRTFSGNVVKVEPQAVVEQNVTLFPVLIRLKNPEGLLKPGMNAEVAIEISSRRNVVTVPTTSVVEGRQAAATATLLGLDPAAVRAELQGGRPRGESPPPDADAGPDGGTPGENLAMGGSPAEGSAADGGTAPAGRGGGRQRGTGDTRFGVVFLQEPGGLRARRVTLGLSDWEYTEVVSGLEGGEQVLQVSAAQMQQQQQKDLDRFRQRAGGVIPGAGGGGARGGGPR from the coding sequence GTGAGCGCGTTGAAGAAGGTCATCCTTGCCGTTGCGGTGCTCGCCCTGGTGGGCGCGGGCGTGTACTTCGTGCGGAGCCGCTCGCCCAAGCCCGCCCCGGGCAGCACCCTGCCCACCACGGTGGCCGAGCGCCGGAACCTGGAGGTGGTCGCCGAGGCCTCCGGGCTCCTGGAGCCCATCCGCGTGGTGGAGGTGAAGTCCAAGGCCTCCGGCGAGGTGCTCCGCGTCCTCTTCGAGACGGGCCAGCGCGCGGAGCAAGGCACGCTCCTCGCCGAGATCGACCCCCGCGACGTGCAGAACGCCCTGACGCAGGCCGAGGCGGACCTGGAGTCCGCCCGGGTGGCGCTGTCCACCGTGACGGCCCAGCGGGAGCGGATGGAGGCCCTGCGCGCCTCGGGCGTCGTCACCCAGCAGGAGTACGAGGCGGCGATCAACTCGGCGGCCACCGCGCGCGCCACCCAGGTCCGCACCCAGACGAACCTGCAACTGGCCCGGGAGCGCCGGCAGGACGTGACGATCCGCGCCCCCATCGGCGGCACCATCCTGTCGCGCAGCGTGGAGCCCGGGCAGATCATCGCCTCGGCGACCTCCAACGTGTCCGGCGGCACGACGCTCTTCACCATGGCGGACCTGTCGGAGATGCAGGTGCGCGCGAAGATCGACGAGACGGACATCGGGAAGATCTACCCCAACCAGACCGCCCGGGTGACGCTGGAGGCCTATCCGGGCCGCACCTTCTCGGGCAACGTGGTGAAGGTCGAGCCGCAGGCGGTGGTGGAGCAGAACGTCACCCTGTTCCCGGTGCTCATCCGCCTGAAGAACCCCGAGGGGCTGCTCAAGCCCGGCATGAACGCCGAGGTGGCCATCGAGATCTCCAGCCGCCGCAACGTCGTGACCGTGCCCACCACCTCCGTGGTGGAGGGGCGGCAGGCGGCGGCCACGGCCACCCTGCTGGGCCTGGACCCGGCGGCGGTGCGCGCGGAGCTCCAGGGCGGCCGTCCCCGCGGCGAGTCCCCTCCTCCGGACGCGGACGCGGGCCCGGATGGGGGCACGCCGGGTGAGAACCTGGCGATGGGTGGGAGCCCGGCGGAAGGCAGCGCGGCAGACGGCGGCACGGCCCCCGCGGGCCGGGGCGGTGGACGGCAGCGGGGAACGGGGGACACGCGCTTCGGCGTCGTCTTCCTCCAGGAGCCCGGGGGGCTGCGCGCCCGGCGCGTCACCCTGGGCCTGAGCGACTGGGAGTACACGGAGGTGGTCAGCGGCCTGGAGGGAGGCGAGCAGGTGCTCCAGGTCTCCGCGGCCCAGATGCAGCAGCAGCAACAGAAGGACCTGGACCGGTTCCGGCAACGGGCCGGCGGGGTGATTCCGGGCGCGGGCGGCGGTGGTGCGCGCGGCGGCGGACCGAGGTGA
- a CDS encoding ABC transporter permease, with protein MLILEILLVAIDAVIANKLRSLLTMLGVVIGIAAVITMVALGEGAQRSVQARLGTLGANVLTVRPGQSFAGGLGRGQAMLSVEDAEALRANPRAIVAVSPELEGRIQVQSGASNANLSILGSWPTYFTVNNNQLESGRLFTEQEDKGRRRVAVLGALVGGQLGGVSSTSLIGQTIRIGGVPFEVIGVLKEKGSQGFSNPDESLYIPLSTAQLRVLGTNRVRSIAVQAASEGQMSEAMAEIDQVLRREHRIRPGQDADFNIRDQASLLSTIQETTKTFTLLLAGIAAISLLVGGIGIMNIMLVSVTERTREIGLRKALGARPNDILFQFLIESLVLCLAGGALGLLLGVGGSYALKQLAGWDTAVAPESVVLAFAFSGGVGVFFGIWPARRAANLTPIESLRYE; from the coding sequence ATGCTGATCCTGGAGATCCTCCTCGTCGCCATCGACGCGGTCATCGCCAACAAGCTGCGCTCCCTGCTGACCATGCTGGGGGTGGTCATCGGCATCGCGGCGGTCATCACCATGGTGGCGCTGGGCGAAGGGGCCCAGCGCTCGGTCCAGGCCCGGCTGGGCACGCTCGGGGCCAACGTGCTCACCGTGCGTCCCGGACAGTCGTTCGCCGGCGGCCTGGGGCGCGGCCAGGCCATGCTCTCGGTGGAGGACGCCGAGGCGCTGCGGGCCAACCCCCGGGCCATCGTGGCCGTCTCGCCGGAGCTGGAGGGGCGCATCCAGGTCCAGTCCGGCGCTAGCAACGCCAACCTGTCCATCCTGGGCTCGTGGCCCACCTACTTCACGGTGAACAACAACCAGTTGGAGAGCGGGCGGCTCTTCACGGAGCAGGAGGACAAGGGGCGGCGCCGGGTGGCGGTGCTGGGCGCCCTGGTCGGCGGGCAGCTCGGCGGCGTCTCCTCCACCTCGCTCATCGGGCAGACGATTCGCATCGGTGGCGTGCCCTTCGAAGTCATCGGCGTGTTGAAGGAGAAGGGCTCCCAGGGCTTCTCCAACCCGGACGAGAGCCTCTACATCCCCCTGTCCACCGCGCAGCTGCGCGTGCTGGGCACCAACCGCGTGCGCTCCATCGCCGTGCAGGCCGCGAGCGAGGGGCAGATGAGCGAGGCCATGGCGGAGATCGACCAGGTGCTCCGCCGCGAGCACCGCATCCGCCCCGGCCAGGACGCCGACTTCAACATCCGGGATCAGGCCTCGCTGCTAAGCACCATCCAGGAGACGACGAAGACGTTCACCCTGCTCCTCGCGGGCATCGCGGCCATCTCCCTGCTGGTGGGGGGCATCGGCATCATGAACATCATGCTCGTGTCGGTGACGGAGCGGACGCGCGAGATTGGCCTGCGCAAGGCGCTGGGCGCCCGGCCCAACGACATCCTGTTCCAGTTCCTCATCGAGTCGCTGGTGCTGTGCCTCGCGGGCGGAGCGCTGGGGCTGCTGCTGGGCGTGGGTGGCTCCTACGCGCTCAAGCAGCTTGCCGGGTGGGACACGGCCGTGGCCCCCGAGTCCGTGGTGCTGGCCTTCGCCTTCTCGGGGGGCGTGGGCGTGTTCTTCGGCATCTGGCCCGCCCGGCGTGCGGCGAACCTCACGCCGATCGAGTCGCTCCGGTACGAGTAG
- a CDS encoding TonB-dependent receptor plug domain-containing protein produces MPSTPRNTALVLAVLVNGSAGIAAAQEATPPAPAAAQAPATAPAPANVPQEPPPAPSPTQAAPGPAPTALPPSDAPVAPAAPAAPAAPAAPAARPSRPAAPPPAAEEPPPEEYVEEIVVTGSRIPRKELTTAAPVTVLDKAQIEATGRTTIAEILQNLPEQSNAINTQYNNGGDGSSRVNLRGIGSSRTLVLLNGRRHVAGGTGANSSVDLNAIPTVAIQRIEVLKDGGSAVYGSDAIGGVVNIITRQDYSGTELRAFTGVSGKGDGLLYDLSLTTGQSTERGNILFSAGYYTQKDVFAGDRDYSLYDRAYNFNNRRITTSGSTTTPQGAIIEDSRDTGAGNEAWERLISSGSGAYFRGENGWRDFDTSGVTDAGGDLFNYQPDNYLVTPSERAHVYANGGLRLGGQTRAFFEATYVNRQSSQQLASEPLNTVGEGVVVSADNVYNPFNRDFNDVRRRLNEFGTRGYEQDINTFRVVTGLQGKLPEGLGILTGWGWEASFNHGRTTGVELKEGNLRLSRLQSALGPSFIDPATGAAVCGTADAPIDGCVPLNLFGGEGTITPEMRDYLSYRGTRRGNTQQTVLAANVGGELFRLFPSARALGLAVGYEHRREAGSNIPDPLTNSGDTTGNKVAATEGSYYINEGYAELSIPVLGGTNPETGDAFDIWEVSGAARAFNYNTFGSGATYKIGTRVTPIPDITLRSTYSTAFRAPAVNELYLGSTDSFDDVVDPCSERAPGTEIDRRCTAAGVPADFEDARSQQRAVVGGNRDLEPETAKILTVGAVFQPRWVKDVTATVDYYLVDVEDAIQSVGTSVILNNCYTNGTYCDRIVRLPGGLIDTISNPLSNVGGNTTSGIDISLRYQPQTPYGRFGFGIDATYLAKFEQELSDGTIIDGKNNYDLEQVLPNWKANFGVNWALDPISAGVNVRWLNGYKECQANACDVDEGAPTPLSRNVSSYYTVDLNAAYTWMTGVGNTTAQLGVNNVLNRAPPRLYAGFLADSDASTYDYMGRYFYARLSHEFY; encoded by the coding sequence ATGCCATCCACCCCCAGAAACACCGCCCTGGTCCTGGCCGTGCTCGTCAACGGCTCCGCAGGAATCGCCGCCGCGCAGGAGGCCACGCCGCCGGCGCCCGCCGCCGCGCAGGCGCCCGCCACCGCTCCGGCCCCGGCCAACGTGCCCCAGGAGCCGCCTCCGGCTCCTTCGCCCACGCAGGCCGCGCCGGGCCCCGCGCCCACGGCCCTTCCGCCTTCGGATGCCCCCGTGGCCCCGGCGGCCCCGGCGGCTCCAGCGGCGCCGGCCGCCCCCGCGGCGCGTCCTTCGCGCCCCGCGGCCCCGCCGCCCGCCGCCGAGGAGCCGCCCCCCGAGGAGTACGTGGAGGAGATCGTCGTCACCGGCTCGCGCATCCCGCGCAAGGAGCTGACCACGGCGGCCCCCGTCACGGTGCTCGACAAGGCGCAGATCGAAGCGACGGGCCGCACCACCATCGCGGAGATTCTCCAGAACCTCCCCGAGCAGTCCAACGCCATCAACACCCAGTACAACAACGGCGGTGACGGCTCCTCGCGCGTGAACCTGCGCGGCATCGGCTCCTCGCGCACCCTGGTGCTCCTCAACGGGCGCCGCCACGTGGCGGGCGGCACCGGCGCGAACTCCTCGGTGGACCTGAACGCCATCCCCACGGTGGCCATCCAGCGCATCGAGGTCCTCAAGGACGGTGGCTCGGCGGTCTACGGCTCGGACGCCATCGGCGGCGTGGTGAACATCATCACCCGGCAGGACTACTCCGGCACCGAGCTGCGCGCCTTCACCGGCGTGTCGGGCAAGGGCGACGGCCTGCTCTATGACTTGAGCCTCACGACGGGTCAGAGCACCGAGCGCGGCAACATCCTGTTCTCCGCGGGCTACTACACGCAGAAGGATGTGTTCGCCGGGGACCGCGACTACAGCCTGTATGACCGGGCGTACAACTTCAACAACCGGCGCATCACCACCTCGGGCAGCACGACGACGCCCCAGGGCGCCATCATCGAGGACTCGCGCGACACGGGCGCGGGCAACGAGGCCTGGGAGCGGCTGATCTCCAGCGGCTCGGGCGCGTACTTCCGCGGCGAGAACGGGTGGCGGGACTTCGACACCTCGGGCGTCACGGACGCGGGCGGAGACCTGTTCAACTACCAGCCGGACAACTACCTGGTGACGCCCTCGGAGCGTGCCCACGTGTACGCCAACGGCGGCCTGCGCCTGGGGGGGCAGACGCGCGCCTTCTTCGAGGCCACGTACGTCAACCGCCAGTCGAGCCAGCAGCTCGCCTCCGAGCCGCTCAACACGGTGGGCGAGGGCGTCGTCGTCTCCGCGGACAACGTCTACAACCCGTTCAACCGCGACTTCAACGACGTGCGCCGGCGCCTGAACGAGTTCGGCACCCGCGGCTACGAGCAGGACATCAACACCTTCCGCGTCGTCACCGGCCTGCAGGGCAAGCTGCCCGAGGGGCTGGGCATCCTGACGGGTTGGGGCTGGGAGGCCTCCTTCAACCACGGCCGCACCACGGGCGTGGAACTCAAGGAAGGCAACCTGCGCCTGAGCCGGCTGCAGTCCGCCCTGGGCCCGAGCTTCATCGATCCCGCCACGGGCGCCGCGGTGTGCGGCACCGCGGATGCGCCCATCGACGGGTGCGTGCCGCTGAACCTGTTCGGCGGTGAGGGCACCATCACCCCGGAGATGCGCGACTACCTGAGCTACCGGGGCACCCGGCGCGGCAACACTCAGCAGACGGTGCTCGCGGCGAACGTGGGCGGTGAGCTGTTCCGCCTGTTCCCGTCGGCGCGCGCCCTGGGACTCGCCGTGGGCTACGAGCACCGCCGCGAGGCCGGCTCCAACATCCCGGATCCGCTGACCAACTCGGGCGACACCACGGGCAACAAGGTCGCCGCCACCGAGGGCAGCTACTACATCAACGAGGGCTACGCGGAGCTGTCGATTCCGGTGCTCGGCGGGACGAACCCCGAGACGGGCGATGCCTTCGACATCTGGGAAGTGTCCGGCGCGGCGCGGGCCTTCAACTACAACACGTTCGGTTCCGGGGCGACCTACAAGATCGGCACCCGCGTGACCCCCATCCCCGACATCACCCTGCGCTCCACGTACTCCACGGCCTTCCGCGCGCCGGCGGTGAACGAGCTCTACCTGGGCAGCACCGACAGCTTTGATGACGTGGTGGACCCTTGCTCGGAGCGTGCGCCGGGCACGGAGATCGACCGCCGCTGCACCGCGGCCGGCGTGCCGGCGGACTTCGAGGATGCCCGCTCGCAGCAGCGTGCCGTCGTGGGCGGTAACCGGGACCTGGAGCCCGAGACGGCGAAGATCCTCACGGTGGGCGCGGTGTTCCAGCCCCGCTGGGTGAAGGACGTGACGGCCACGGTGGACTACTACCTGGTGGATGTGGAAGACGCGATCCAGTCAGTGGGCACCAGCGTCATCCTGAACAACTGCTACACGAACGGCACGTACTGCGACCGCATCGTCCGTCTGCCGGGCGGCCTCATCGACACCATCTCGAACCCCCTGTCCAACGTGGGTGGCAACACCACCTCCGGCATCGACATCTCGCTGCGCTACCAGCCGCAGACGCCGTACGGCCGCTTCGGCTTCGGCATCGACGCGACGTACCTGGCGAAGTTCGAGCAGGAGCTGTCGGACGGCACCATCATCGACGGCAAGAACAACTACGACCTGGAGCAGGTGCTGCCCAACTGGAAGGCCAACTTCGGCGTGAACTGGGCGCTGGACCCCATCTCCGCGGGCGTCAACGTCCGCTGGCTCAACGGCTACAAGGAGTGCCAGGCCAACGCGTGTGACGTGGACGAGGGCGCCCCCACGCCGCTGTCGCGTAACGTGTCCTCCTACTACACGGTGGACCTCAACGCCGCGTACACGTGGATGACGGGCGTGGGCAACACCACCGCGCAGCTCGGTGTGAACAACGTCCTCAACCGCGCCCCGCCGCGCCTGTACGCCGGCTTCCTCGCGGACTCGGACGCCTCCACGTACGACTACATGGGCCGCTACTTCTACGCCCGCCTGTCGCACGAGTTCTACTGA
- a CDS encoding ABC transporter ATP-binding protein, whose protein sequence is MSAPDTANAPPSGGRPLEDVVIRVEALSKNYRVGSETVHALRGVSLEIRRNEYVAVMGPSGSGKSTFMNLIGCLDIPSGGQYWLNGQPVAGMDESQLARIRNREIGFVFQSFNLLPRASALDNVALPLVYSGVKKRIRRERAAMMLDRVGLGARKDHRPNELSGGQRQRVAIARALVTQPALLLADEPTGALDSKTGEEIMALFGELHTQGQTLMLVTHEPDIAEHAKRILYLKDGVIERDNRRTQ, encoded by the coding sequence GTGAGCGCCCCGGACACGGCGAACGCGCCCCCCTCGGGCGGACGGCCCCTGGAGGACGTGGTCATCCGGGTGGAGGCCCTGAGCAAGAACTACCGGGTGGGCTCGGAGACGGTGCACGCCCTGCGGGGGGTGAGCCTGGAAATCCGGCGCAATGAATATGTGGCCGTCATGGGCCCGTCTGGCTCGGGCAAGTCCACCTTCATGAACCTCATCGGCTGCCTCGACATCCCCAGCGGAGGCCAGTACTGGCTCAACGGCCAGCCGGTGGCCGGCATGGACGAGTCCCAGCTGGCGCGGATCCGCAACCGGGAGATCGGCTTTGTCTTCCAGAGCTTCAACCTGCTGCCGCGCGCCAGCGCGCTGGACAACGTGGCGCTGCCGCTCGTGTACTCGGGCGTGAAGAAGCGCATCCGGCGCGAGCGCGCCGCGATGATGCTGGACCGGGTGGGCCTGGGGGCCCGCAAGGACCACCGCCCCAACGAGCTGTCCGGTGGCCAGCGCCAGCGCGTGGCCATTGCCCGTGCCCTGGTCACCCAGCCGGCCTTGCTGCTGGCGGACGAGCCCACGGGCGCGCTCGACAGCAAGACGGGAGAAGAGATCATGGCCCTCTTCGGAGAGCTGCACACCCAGGGGCAGACCCTCATGCTGGTCACCCACGAGCCGGACATCGCGGAACACGCCAAGCGCATCCTCTATCTGAAGGATGGCGTCATCGAACGGGACAACCGGAGGACGCAGTGA